One window of the Klebsiella oxytoca genome contains the following:
- a CDS encoding fimbrial protein, with amino-acid sequence MQRMKSGLLIFLLPPLALAGGSWDVMLPGGNMRFQGIVIAESCRVEVGDRQMTVNMGQISSNRFHSAGEDANPVPFTIHLQECSTAVSQHVGVAFHGVADGKNPDVLSVGEGPGIATGIGVALFDKTGSFIPLNAPPGTWTQLHTGPTTLHFIAKYRSTGNQVTGGAANAQAWFSLTYQ; translated from the coding sequence ATGCAAAGGATGAAGTCAGGTTTGTTGATATTTCTGTTGCCGCCGCTGGCGCTGGCTGGCGGCAGTTGGGACGTCATGCTGCCCGGCGGAAACATGCGTTTCCAGGGAATAGTCATTGCCGAGTCCTGTCGCGTTGAAGTCGGCGATCGCCAGATGACGGTCAATATGGGGCAAATCAGCAGCAATCGATTTCATTCTGCAGGAGAGGATGCCAATCCGGTTCCTTTCACCATTCACCTGCAGGAGTGCAGCACCGCCGTGAGCCAGCACGTTGGCGTGGCGTTTCACGGCGTCGCCGATGGCAAAAATCCGGATGTGCTTTCGGTGGGTGAAGGACCAGGGATTGCCACCGGTATTGGTGTCGCCCTGTTTGACAAAACGGGCAGCTTTATCCCGCTCAATGCGCCTCCAGGGACCTGGACGCAGCTGCATACGGGCCCTACCACCCTGCATTTTATTGCGAAATATCGTTCCACCGGGAATCAGGTCACCGGAGGGGCTGCAAATGCTCAGGCCTGGTTTTCCCTGACCTACCAGTAG
- a CDS encoding fimbria/pilus periplasmic chaperone produces MRGMRALLAGFILTAATGLAAPAEAGVALGATRVIYPAGQKQVQLAVTNNDEKSTFLIQSWVENADGAKDGSFVITPPLFAMQGKKENTLRIIDATNNQLPQDRESLFWMNVKAIPSMDKSKLSDNTLQLAIISRIKLYYRPAKLALPPDQAAEKLRFRRSAGSLTLINPTPYYLTVTELNAGTRILENALVPPLGEARVSLPSDAGSEITYRTINDYGALTPRLKGVMQ; encoded by the coding sequence ATGCGCGGGATGCGCGCTCTACTGGCAGGATTTATCCTGACTGCGGCCACCGGTCTGGCCGCTCCCGCCGAAGCAGGCGTGGCGCTGGGGGCGACCCGCGTCATCTATCCTGCCGGACAGAAGCAGGTTCAGCTGGCGGTCACCAATAACGACGAAAAGAGCACCTTTCTGATCCAGTCATGGGTGGAAAACGCTGACGGCGCAAAAGACGGAAGTTTTGTGATTACTCCCCCGCTGTTCGCGATGCAGGGCAAAAAAGAGAACACCCTGCGCATCATTGATGCGACCAACAACCAGCTGCCGCAGGACCGGGAAAGCCTGTTCTGGATGAACGTCAAGGCTATCCCGTCGATGGATAAATCAAAGCTCAGCGACAATACCCTGCAGCTGGCGATTATCAGCCGCATCAAGCTCTACTATCGCCCGGCAAAACTGGCGCTGCCGCCGGATCAGGCCGCAGAGAAACTGAGATTCCGCCGCAGCGCCGGCTCACTGACGCTGATCAACCCCACTCCGTACTATCTGACGGTCACCGAGCTCAATGCCGGAACCCGGATACTGGAAAATGCCCTCGTTCCTCCGCTAGGGGAAGCCAGAGTCTCACTGCCATCCGACGCAGGCAGCGAGATTACCTACCGAACCATTAACGACTACGGCGCACTGACCCCGCGATTGAAAGGCGTAATGCAATAA
- a CDS encoding fimbrial biogenesis usher protein, translating into MSHLKYGLDRLDTRRMATGSAHVFAKLPLAFLFASPIFNTQAEIYFNPRFLADDPAAVADLSSFEKGQELPPGTYRADIYLNDGYMTTRDVTFNIDEKGHGLAPCLTRGQLASMGVNTTAIAGIDVLAVDTCVPLTEMIKEATIRFDVGLQRLYLTIPQTFMGNRARGYIPPELWDHGINAGLLNYNFTGNNVHNDVSGSSNYAYLNLQSGLNLGAWRLRDNTTWSYSSNGRSSTSENKWQHVNSWLERDITPLRSRLTLGDSYTNGDVFDGLNFRGAQLASDDNMLPDSQKGFAPVIHGIARGTAQVSVKQNGYEIYQSTVPPGPFTINDLYSAGNGGDLQVTIKEADGSSQVFTVPYSSVPVLQREGHTRYAVTAGEYRSGSNQQEKPKFFQGTLMHGLPAGWTLYGGTQLADRYRAFNLGVGKNMGELGALSLDITQANATLPDDSDHQGQSVRFLYNKSLTDTGTNIQLVGYRYSTRGYFSFADTTYNRMSGYNVETQDGVIEVKPKFTDYYNLAYNKRGKIQASVTQQLGRTATLYLSGSHQTYWGTGKADRQVQLGLNAAVDDINWTLSYSLTQNAWQQGRDQMLALNVNIPFSHWMRSDSTSAWRHASASYSMSNDLNGRTTSLAGLYGTLLEDNNLSYSVQTGYAGGGDGNSGGTGYAALNYRGGYGNANVGYSRSDGIKQLYYGLSGGVLAHADGITLSQPLNETTVLIKASGADNVKVENQTGVRTDWRGYAVLPYATEYRENRIALNTNTLADNVDLDDAVASVVPTRGAIVRAEFKAHIGLKLLMSLIYNGKPVPFGALVTSDGSQGSSIVADNGQVYLSGMPLAGKVRAKWGEEPNASCEANYSLPPESQNQTLSQLSAECR; encoded by the coding sequence ATGTCACATCTAAAATATGGACTTGACCGTTTGGATACCCGGCGCATGGCGACTGGATCGGCGCACGTATTCGCGAAGCTCCCCCTTGCCTTTTTATTTGCCTCTCCGATTTTTAACACACAGGCGGAGATCTATTTTAATCCGCGTTTTTTAGCCGACGACCCTGCTGCGGTGGCGGATCTGTCCAGTTTTGAAAAAGGCCAGGAGCTGCCGCCAGGAACCTATCGCGCGGATATCTACCTGAATGACGGCTATATGACCACCCGCGATGTCACCTTTAATATCGACGAAAAAGGCCACGGGCTGGCCCCGTGTCTGACGCGCGGACAGCTGGCCAGCATGGGCGTCAATACCACTGCAATCGCCGGAATTGACGTGCTGGCCGTGGACACCTGCGTACCGTTAACTGAGATGATCAAAGAGGCCACCATCCGTTTCGACGTCGGCCTGCAGCGGCTTTATTTGACCATTCCCCAGACGTTTATGGGCAACCGCGCCCGCGGCTACATCCCGCCCGAGCTCTGGGACCACGGGATTAACGCCGGGCTGCTGAACTATAACTTCACCGGCAACAACGTCCACAACGATGTCAGCGGCAGCAGCAACTACGCGTATCTGAACCTGCAGAGCGGGCTGAACCTCGGCGCCTGGCGCCTGCGCGACAATACCACCTGGAGCTACAGCAGCAACGGCAGATCGTCGACCAGTGAAAATAAGTGGCAGCACGTTAACAGCTGGCTGGAGCGTGATATCACTCCGCTGCGCTCGCGCCTGACGCTGGGCGACAGCTATACCAACGGCGATGTCTTCGACGGCCTCAACTTCCGCGGCGCGCAGCTCGCCTCCGACGACAATATGCTGCCGGACAGCCAGAAAGGGTTTGCCCCGGTTATTCACGGCATTGCCCGCGGCACGGCGCAGGTCTCGGTGAAACAGAACGGCTATGAGATCTACCAGAGCACGGTGCCGCCTGGCCCGTTCACCATCAACGATCTCTACTCCGCGGGCAACGGTGGCGACCTGCAGGTGACCATCAAGGAGGCCGACGGCAGCAGCCAGGTCTTTACCGTCCCTTATTCGTCCGTTCCGGTGCTCCAGCGCGAAGGCCATACCCGCTATGCCGTTACCGCCGGGGAGTATCGTAGCGGTAGCAATCAGCAGGAAAAGCCGAAGTTCTTCCAGGGTACCCTGATGCACGGTCTTCCGGCGGGCTGGACGCTGTACGGCGGCACCCAGCTGGCGGACCGCTACCGCGCCTTTAACCTCGGCGTCGGGAAAAACATGGGTGAACTGGGCGCGCTGTCGCTGGACATCACCCAGGCCAACGCCACCCTTCCCGATGACAGCGATCATCAGGGTCAATCGGTACGTTTCCTCTACAACAAATCGCTGACCGATACCGGCACCAATATCCAGCTGGTGGGCTACCGCTACTCGACCCGCGGCTATTTCAGCTTCGCCGATACCACTTACAACCGGATGAGCGGTTACAACGTCGAAACCCAGGACGGGGTGATTGAAGTGAAGCCTAAATTCACCGACTACTACAACCTCGCTTACAACAAGCGCGGCAAAATCCAGGCCAGCGTGACCCAGCAGTTAGGCCGCACCGCCACGCTTTATCTGAGCGGCAGCCACCAGACCTACTGGGGGACCGGTAAGGCCGATCGACAGGTACAGCTCGGACTGAACGCCGCCGTCGACGATATCAACTGGACCCTGAGCTACAGCCTGACCCAAAACGCCTGGCAGCAGGGCCGCGACCAGATGCTGGCTCTCAACGTGAATATTCCATTCAGCCACTGGATGCGCTCGGACAGCACCTCCGCCTGGCGACACGCCAGCGCCAGCTACAGCATGTCCAACGATCTGAACGGCAGAACCACCAGCCTTGCCGGCCTGTACGGCACGCTGCTGGAGGATAACAACCTGAGCTACAGCGTACAGACCGGCTACGCCGGCGGCGGAGATGGCAACAGCGGCGGCACCGGATACGCGGCGCTGAACTACCGCGGTGGCTACGGCAACGCCAACGTCGGCTACAGCCGCAGCGACGGCATCAAACAGCTTTACTACGGCCTGAGCGGCGGCGTGCTGGCCCACGCCGACGGTATCACCCTGAGCCAGCCGCTGAACGAAACGACGGTGCTAATCAAAGCCTCCGGTGCGGACAATGTAAAAGTGGAAAACCAGACCGGGGTCAGGACCGACTGGCGCGGCTACGCCGTACTGCCCTATGCCACCGAATACCGGGAAAACCGGATAGCACTGAATACCAATACGCTGGCCGATAACGTCGACCTTGACGATGCGGTAGCCAGCGTGGTGCCAACCCGCGGAGCGATTGTCCGCGCCGAATTTAAAGCTCACATCGGGCTTAAGCTGCTGATGTCGCTTATCTATAACGGTAAGCCGGTTCCCTTCGGCGCGCTGGTTACCTCCGACGGCAGCCAGGGCAGCAGCATCGTCGCCGATAACGGTCAGGTCTACCTGAGCGGAATGCCGTTGGCGGGCAAGGTGCGTGCGAAATGGGGAGAAGAACCGAATGCCAGCTGCGAAGCTAACTACAGCCTGCCGCCGGAAAGTCAGAACCAGACGCTAAGCCAGCTGTCAGCCGAGTGCCGATAA